The Bryobacteraceae bacterium genome includes a window with the following:
- a CDS encoding RND transporter, whose amino-acid sequence MRILTMLVVCFALASCAKKEQFEAGKAGRTGDEAHDEKHIEEANVVELSMEAQKQAGIEVQQVRLGTVEVQIKATGTVQPIDSRIVHLRPLARGRVVQVLAKIGDRVERDQMLARFDNIEAGELSSQVDAARAELQRLRIQLATARRQAERARNLIDIGAVAVKEYEAAEADARALEEAVRAQQSTLAGIETRLRRFGAPTDSDASLTAIRAPFAGVVIRTEAAPGDVVDSSSILFSIADLSRVYVEAQVYEKDIGKIRINQPALITVETYPGEVFRGRVVAIKDILNPQTRTAAVRCELANPAGKLKLEMFANVAIPTADTHLALTLPSDAVQTISRRQVVFVKKADLHFEAREVQVLGDGPRIEITAGLKEGELVVVRGAFQLKSAFLAKELQSEHEHD is encoded by the coding sequence ATGAGAATCCTGACGATGTTGGTGGTTTGCTTCGCACTGGCTTCCTGCGCGAAGAAAGAGCAGTTCGAGGCTGGGAAGGCCGGGAGAACCGGGGACGAGGCCCATGACGAGAAACACATTGAAGAGGCGAACGTCGTCGAGCTGAGCATGGAGGCGCAAAAGCAGGCGGGAATCGAAGTCCAGCAAGTGCGCCTCGGGACTGTCGAAGTGCAGATCAAGGCGACGGGCACCGTGCAGCCGATCGACAGCCGGATCGTCCATTTGCGGCCGCTGGCACGGGGGCGCGTGGTGCAGGTGCTCGCGAAGATCGGCGACCGAGTAGAGCGAGACCAGATGTTGGCTCGATTCGACAATATCGAGGCTGGCGAACTGTCCAGCCAGGTGGATGCCGCTCGCGCGGAACTACAACGATTGAGGATTCAACTCGCCACCGCGCGCCGCCAGGCCGAGCGCGCGCGGAATCTAATCGATATCGGTGCCGTTGCAGTGAAGGAGTATGAGGCGGCGGAGGCCGATGCGAGAGCGCTGGAAGAGGCGGTGCGGGCGCAGCAAAGCACCCTTGCCGGCATCGAAACCCGGCTCAGGCGATTTGGGGCGCCGACCGACAGCGACGCTTCGCTGACGGCGATCCGGGCTCCGTTTGCCGGCGTCGTGATCAGGACGGAAGCCGCTCCCGGAGACGTCGTCGACTCGAGCAGCATTCTATTCTCGATCGCCGATCTGAGCCGCGTTTACGTCGAGGCGCAGGTGTACGAGAAGGACATTGGGAAGATCCGGATCAACCAACCCGCGCTCATTACGGTCGAGACTTACCCCGGAGAGGTCTTCAGGGGCCGTGTCGTCGCGATCAAGGACATCCTCAATCCACAGACGCGCACGGCCGCGGTCCGATGCGAACTCGCGAATCCGGCGGGGAAGCTGAAACTCGAGATGTTCGCCAATGTGGCGATTCCGACCGCGGACACGCACCTGGCGCTCACTCTTCCGTCGGATGCGGTCCAGACGATTAGCCGGCGGCAGGTTGTCTTCGTAAAGAAAGCCGATCTTCACTTCGAAGCCCGCGAAGTGCAAGTGCTCGGCGACGGACCGCGGATCGAGATCACTGCGGGCTTGAAGGAAGGCGAGCTCGTTGTCGTGAGAGGCGCGTTCCAGTTGAAGTCGGCGTTCCTGGCCAAAGAACTGCAATCGGAGCATGAGCATGATTGA
- a CDS encoding integrase: MSRTRSISTGRCYGRARVLKAWGLPRSTFYQRRRHGASPRLPARRGPKTHYTDEQLAGEIRRTIQTSPFHGEGHRKVWARLRLAGVRTSLRRVLRLMRQHELLAPQRQPQPVEPKRHEGTILAERPNQMWGIDATAGFTLQDGQVPIFAMIDHCSACCLGIHVARRGTRFEALEPVRQAVREQFGGFSEGIALGVKLRHDHGSQFMSDDFQREIRFLGLESSPAFVREPEGNGCIERFFRTLKEQLLWVRHFETLEELAEALEEFRQRYNEQWLVERLHFQSPRQAHQALLALEAAA; this comes from the coding sequence ATGAGCCGTACCCGGTCGATCTCCACGGGACGCTGCTACGGGCGGGCTCGGGTACTCAAGGCGTGGGGCCTGCCGCGGTCGACCTTCTACCAGCGGCGCCGCCATGGGGCTTCGCCTCGCCTGCCTGCCAGGCGCGGTCCGAAGACGCACTACACCGATGAGCAGCTCGCTGGGGAGATCCGCCGTACGATCCAGACATCGCCCTTCCACGGCGAGGGCCACCGCAAGGTGTGGGCGCGGCTGCGGCTGGCCGGCGTGCGCACCTCCCTGCGGCGCGTGCTGCGCCTGATGCGCCAGCATGAGCTGCTGGCGCCGCAGCGGCAGCCGCAGCCGGTCGAGCCGAAGCGGCACGAGGGAACGATCCTTGCTGAGCGGCCCAACCAGATGTGGGGCATCGACGCCACGGCCGGCTTCACTCTCCAGGACGGACAAGTTCCGATCTTCGCCATGATCGACCACTGCTCGGCCTGCTGTCTGGGCATCCACGTCGCCAGACGCGGCACGCGGTTCGAGGCGCTCGAACCGGTGCGCCAGGCCGTGCGTGAACAGTTCGGCGGCTTCTCCGAAGGCATCGCCTTGGGCGTCAAGCTGCGTCATGACCACGGCTCCCAATTCATGAGCGACGACTTCCAGCGCGAGATCCGCTTTCTCGGCCTGGAGTCGTCACCGGCCTTCGTCCGCGAGCCGGAAGGCAACGGTTGCATCGAACGCTTCTTCCGCACCCTCAAAGAGCAGCTTCTCTGGGTGCGGCACTTCGAAACCCTGGAAGAACTCGCCGAAGCGCTCGAAGAATTCCGCCAGCGCTACAACGAACAGTGGCTCGTCGAACGGCTCCACTTCCAATCCCCGCGGCAGGCTCACCAAGCCTTGCTTGCCCTCGAGGCTGCCGCATGA